One window of the Pieris rapae chromosome 13, ilPieRapa1.1, whole genome shotgun sequence genome contains the following:
- the LOC110995905 gene encoding uncharacterized protein LOC110995905 codes for MESEKYTAEVAGSSRDDNWRRRCGCLKTSEKLKKILETFPSAPPPTPVEDVSLIPLKHTCISAYCSQVHHPPFSQIDESPRPRLKSLDSDTKLRKDTCKAVRVLRELVQLLQFSVTTTAVAIYYLIYCYMQLIYYTLWSAIYFHNADGPMKITISLIAITSIVIFINLIYKLEKFIGIGMMD; via the exons ATGGAAAGTGAAAAATACACTGCCGAAGTCGCTGGTAGCAGCCGCGATGATAACTGGCGTCGGAGATGCGGCTGTCTCAAAACCAgtgaaaagttaaaaaagaTCCTGGAGACTTTCCCATCGGCACCTCCGCCCACACCAGTGGAAGATGTGTCGCTTATTCCA CTAAAACACACGTGCATATCGGCGTACTGTAGCCAAGTTCACCATCCGCCGTTTAGCCAAATTGACGAATCACCTCGACCGAGATTGAAATCTTTGGATAGCGATACAAAATTAAGAAAG GATACGTGCAAAGCTGTGCGAGTGCTAAGGGAATTGGTACAACTATTGCAGTTCTCTGTGACGACTACGGCGGTGGCTATATACTACctcatatattgttatatgcaacttatatactatacacTGTGGAGTGCTATTTACTTCCACAATGCGGACGG gCCTATGAAAATAACGATTTCCCTAATAGCCATCACATCAattgtgatatttattaatttaatatacaagttGGAGAAATTTATCGGCATTGGAATGATGGACTGA
- the LOC110995891 gene encoding uncharacterized protein LOC110995891 — translation MDESNNSCKDCQGVEELHKDVEHLRQHLAEKDAHFVALETEYFKCNARATDLEDQVNTWREKYERLYDSHKRVQKLNQVLEDKLLQLVDKMKSEKSQLTKDIATLSVRLAESKHNYSMLQKENERYKNDMNLAIQLLQCKPDNFVSQKLDNLPVDTQARVSQYVMSKTPKTASSAASKTGNEIDTFDASEYEFNISASLMTKILEDSIQDTVTKHCDTCTCSKSQTKPFCYNESFYSISTQTHLSGEMKNSLCLNCNAEIKSLQSGLSVRSISPHSVRVINEKLNNHSPQPMFIVPQIVEQNEINVPSIEVIKTIVPEVMVEEKPKIEVINRECIPKMEDMRKDTVNVEPTVHHKLCDRTKTSISSNKDSIQSATEDLLLKDIPNSKEIKTKHSSPFIETGNFRKNSQSSMGNGSRTSSIAKSTVSTHKSANQVGPGPRFCHLRMQAGSKNILLDNAEPDVPPVLYRRQSKNENSIFKDLHDGMDNFIDLDRTDDDVKINKNDSVVIETTLIDVHVDNNMKDSNSSNKSNSINPILLNVVSSSPLQPLKTHNFTPNIEHVNNEQSIASQQNSCEVDNLLSDFSVENANCQKEVINEVEDSNKKDVTPTDNHDVKIFNFDRYEQNKVTTQYTKPMKKIDMSQLHSLENTKISKDLPPQGPPPNVEKNAEAVKVAPNIVNVYPNLTQTHLKVNETTKVCKKEQSTSSMSSDDSAAILQKQQLLRVAEWVEKNLEQQNLNDPLEDECFASRALRSNSKIHRLTETLNELALNMPHPVSKYSKSYRDARNSWIHSIATHASQDKAAKHTANAKLVNNISKETLFPVESGEATVTEVNNAKSPSSSEFDANKELREALKGADKDISPEDLARMEYNVKKFLLSGPYWNPNEPGRSRRTSSKTETDV, via the exons GATTGCCAAGGTGTTGAGGAGTTGCATAAAGACGTCGAGCATTTGAGGCAACACTTGGCTGAAAAGGATGCACATTTTGTAGCTCTTGAGACTGAGTACTTTAAGTGTAATGCAAGGGCAACTGACCTAGAAGACCAGGTTAATACTTGGAGGGAAAAATATGAGAG ATTGTATGATTCCCACAAGAGAGTTCAGAAACTAAATCAAGTATTAGAAGACAAATTGCTTCAATTGGTAGATAAGATGAAGAGTGAGAAAAGTCAGTTAACAAAGGACATTGCCACTCTGTCCGTCAGATTGGCAGAATCAAAGCATAATTATAGCATGCTTCAGAAGGAAAAT gAAAGATACAAAAATGATATGAACTTGGCAATCCAATTGCTTCAGTGCAAGCCAGACAATTTTGTTTCCCAAAAACTAgataat CTTCCTGTAGATACACAAGCTCGAGTTTCTCAATATGTTATGTCTAAAACACCAAAGACTGCCAGTTCTGCGGCCTCAAAGACCGGGAATGAAATTGATACCTTTGATGCTAGTGAATATGAATTCAATATATCAGCTTCACTTATGACTAAAATTCTCGAGGATAGTATTCAAGATACTGTCACAAAACACTGTGACACATGCACTTGCTCAAAGTCGCAGACCAAACCATTTTGCTACAACGAAAGCTTTTATAGTATTTCCACCCAAACCCATCTGAGTGGGGAAATGAAAAATTCTCTTTGCCTCAATTGTAATGCGGAAATAAAATCTCTTCAATCTGGCTTAAGTGTCAGAAGCATTTCTCCGCACAGTGTTAGAGTTATCAatgaaaaactaaacaatCACAGCCCTCAACCAATGTTTATTGTGCCACAAATTGTAGAACAGAATGAAATTAATGTGCCATCTATTgaagttattaaaacaattgttccTGAAGTAATGGTTGAAGAAAAACCGAAGATAGAAGTTATAAACAGAGAGTGTATTCCTAAAATGGAAGACATGAGAAAAGATACAGTTAATGTTGAACCAACAGTTCATCATAAATTGTGTGATCGCACAAAGACCTCTATTTCAAGCAACAAGGACAGTATTCAAAGTGCTACAGAGGATCTATTACTCAAAGACATTCCAAActctaaagaaattaaaacaaaacattccaGTCCATTCATAGAAACCGGAAATTTCAGGAAGAACTCTCAAAGTTCAATGGGTAATGGAAGTCGAACATCTTCGATAGCCAAATCAACAGTCAGCACTCATAAATCCGCTAACCAAGTTGGGCCAGGGCCCAGATTTTGCCACTTAAGGATGCAAGCCggatcaaaaaatattttattagacaaTGCCGAGCCAGACGTTCCCCCTGTCTTATATAGGAGGCAGAGcaaaaatgaaaattcaatattcaaGGATCTTCATGATGGGATGGATAATTTTATAGACCTAGATAGAACCGATGAtgacgtaaaaataaataaaaatgacagtGTGGTAATTGAGACAACACTTATAGACGTTCATGtcgataataatatgaaagaCTCCAATTCTAGCAACAAGAGTAATTCAATCAATCCGATCTTATTAAATGTCGTATCCTCATCGCCACTGCAGCCGTTGAAAACACATAACTTTACTCCAAATATTGAACATGTCAACAATGAACAAAGTATTGCCAGCCAACAAAATTCCTGTGAAGTTGATAACCTGTTGAGTGATTTCAGCGTTGAAAACGCCAATTGCCAAAAAGAAGTGATAAACGAAGTTGAAGACAGTAATAAGAAAGATGTAACACCAACTGATAATCACGACGTGAAAATATTCAACTTTGACCGCTACGAACAAAACAAAGTGACCACTCAATACACTAAGCCAATGAAGAAAATCGATATGTCGCAACTTCATTCTCTTGAAAACACCAAGATCTCAAAGGACCTGCCGCCTCAAGGGCCGCCACCCAACGTAGAGAAAAACGCCGAAGCCGTAAAAGTGGCGCCGAACATCGTCAATGTATATCCAAATTTGACCCAAACCCATCTCAAAGTTAACGAAACTACGAAAGTTTGTAAGAAAGAACAGAGCACCAGTTCAATGTCTAGCGACGATAGCGCTGCGATATTGCAAAAACAACAGTTGTTGCGCGTCGCCGAATGGGTCGAGAAGAACTTGGAACAACAGAACCTGAACGATCCGTTGGAAGACGAGTGCTTCGCGAGCCGGGCGTTGAGGAGTAACAGCAAAATCCACAGACTAACCGAAACCTTGAACGAGCTGGCTCTCAACATGCCACACCCGGTCAGCAAATACTCCAAGTCGTACAGAGACGCTCGCAACAGCTGGATTCACAGCATAGCGACGCACGCCAGCCAAGACAAGGCGGCGAAGCATACGGCAAACGCGAAGCTGGTGAACAACATCAGCAAGGAGACATTATTCCCTGTGGAGAGCGGAGAAGCGACGGTCACCGAGGTCAATAACGCTAAAAGTCCTTCGAGCAGCGAATTTGATGCGAACAAAGAGTTGCGGGAGGCCCTCAAAGGGGCCGACAAGGATATATCGCCGGAGGATTTGGCGCGTATGGAGTACAACGTGAAGAAATTCCTGCTGAGCGGACCCTATTGGAACCCGAACGAACCCGGCAGAAGCCGACGCACAAGTAGCAAGACTGAGACTGATGTATAA